From Montipora foliosa isolate CH-2021 chromosome 6, ASM3666993v2, whole genome shotgun sequence, a single genomic window includes:
- the LOC138005555 gene encoding uncharacterized protein, whose protein sequence is MKRNVEAFDTKPEIKALPIVPVKVKGRGKDVIVTTYALLDSGSTSSWCSESLAKRLGVVGSRVRVSLSTIETDSTPLSCRRVNLEIMDMAEVNMVELPNVLTKDKLNVSTDCVSSQDDVDRWPHLSDIKVPKVIRSEVELLIGQDVPEALEPCEIRRCRGNGTYATKTKFGWTLNGPLGRHSCFEKRYVNFIRTVEEMSRMFQQFMNLEFSESVSDPTHALSRQDEKVLSIYEESARLVDGHYEIAIPWKLHPPGLPNNRPLAEHRLKLLRKRLVKDPELYSRYSAFISDLLDKGYAKRVPEDRCNRDDGKVWYLPHHSVVHPKKPEKVRVVFDCAARYRGTSLNDRVLRGPDLTNKLVGVLLRFREEPFALMADIEAMYHQIKVHPDDVDALRFLWYPDSDLSRDPEEFHMSVHLFVGVWSASCANFGLLRTARDNSSEFHPSVSSTVTRNFYVDDCLKSVKSQDEAIDLVNELQRLLRRGGFNLTKWICNSRAVLEKITQSDRAKEVKDLDLSHDVLPVERALGVHWNVERDEFVFKIQVKDKPLTRRVLLSIVSSIYDPLGFAAPFVLSAKIVLQDLCRRKMNWDDAIPSDCLPSVPRWLEELPALGQFSVGRCYKPEKFGKIASIQIHHFSDASELAYGTVSYRRLTSEDGRVCCSFLLSKSRLAPLKALSIPRLELNAATLAVKLDRMFRKELELPITSSVFWTDSTSVLRYIRNDDKRFHTFVSNRLTVIHDGSSVGQWRHVDSKRNPSDVTTQGLSAKALLSDKKWKRGPEFLWLGESSWPKFPASLETSSQDDLEIKEHKRVYSVQLKNFAQPDDKVFAYYSSWHKLRRSVAYLLRYKTWLLNKVRSKFGQPIAQVPSGKVTLTEMKNAEREILMSLQRKFFPKELKQLSKCGQADRAESVNKSSSISRLDPIMKDGLLLVGGRLRHTRIQTEARNPIILPKKSHVVDLIVRNCHEIFGHVGREHVLSLLREKFWLLQEAKSVTNGAENGGPNPERVASQEPPFTYVGVDCFGPFHVKRGRCLEKRYGVLFTCLTIRAVHVEIAHSLDTSSFINALRRFIARRGVPQEIRSDNGTNFTSADKELRTAIGKRNRKMIKEFLQQKEILWVFNPPTASHMGGVWERMIRSVRKILNAVLKEQNLTEESLVTLMCEVEAILNSRHLTKISYDPSDLQALTPNHLLLLRAGPSFPLERFREKINTPISDANKCNTFQMFFGKGCLMQCSSATNYQLQALSGKSGIKGDVKFSQGHNEGPTHIIVDLEGVNETLT, encoded by the exons ATGAAGCGTAACGTCGAAGCATTTGATACCAAGCCTGAAATCAAGGCTTTGCCTATTGTGCCGGTGAAGGTCAAGGGTCGAGGCAAGGATGTGATAGTGACGACCTATGCATTGTTAGATAGCGGTTCAACCTCCTCCTGGTGTAGTGAGAGTCTTGCGAAAAGGCTAGGTGTCGTTGGGTCGCGTGTCCGGGTTTCCTTGTCCACAATTGAAACAGACAGCACCCCCTTATCATGTCGTCGGGTgaatttggagataatggatATGGCCGAAGTTAATATGGTTGAGCTGCCGAACGTTCTGACGAAAGACAAGTTGAATGTTTCCACAGACTGCGTCTCTAGTCAAGATGATGTTGACCGATGGCCTCATCTGTCGGACATCAAAGTACCCAAAGTAATCAGGAGTGAGGTGGAGCTGTTGATCGGTCAAGACGTTCCTGAGGCGCTAGAACCTTGTGAAATACGAAGGTGTCGTGGAAATGGCACGTACGCTACGAAGACTAAGTTTGGTTGGACGTTAAATGGTCCTCTAGGACGGCATAGCTGTTTTGAAAAACGCTATGTAAATTTTATCCGTACTGTTGAAGAAATGAGCCGGATGTTTCAGCAGTTTATGAATTTGGAATTCAGTGAGTCAGTGTCTGATCCAACTCATGCGTTGTCGCGCCAAGACGAGAAGGTTCTTTCCATTTACGAAGAATCAGCACGACTCGTGGACGGCCATTATGAGATTGCCATACCCTGGAAACTTCATCCTCCAGGTCTTCCAAATAACAGGCCATTAGCCGAGCATCGTTTGAAGTTGTTGCGAAAAAGACTCGTCAAAGATCCTGAGCTGTATTCCAGATATTCTGCATTCATATCAGACCTCCTTGACAAGGGATATGCCAAACGCGTCCCAGAAGATCGTTGTAATCGAGATGATGGTAAGGTGTGGTATCTTCCTCACCACTCTGTTGTTCATCCAAAGAAACCGGAGAAGGTGCGCGTTGTCTTTGATTGTGCTGCACGTTATCGTGGTACATCGCTAAACGACAGAGTCCTGAGAGGTCCAGATTTGACAAACAAGCTCGTTGGAGTTTTGTTGAGATTTCGTGAAGAGCCGTTTGCTTTAATGGCAGATATAGAAGCTATGTACCATCAGATCAAGGTCCACCCAGATGATGTTGACGCTTTACGCTTCTTGTGGTATCCCGATTCCGACTTAAGCAGAGATCCGGAAGAGTTTCATATGTCCGTTCACCTGTTTGTTGGAGTGTGGTCAGCTAGTTGTGCAAACTTTGGGCTTCTGAGGACGGCGAGAGACAACAGTAGTGAATTCCATCCGTCAGTTAGCAGCACAGTCACAAGGAACTTTTACGTTGACGATTGTCTTAAGTCCGTCAAATCCCAAGATGAAGCCATTGATCTAGTTAACGAGTTGCAGAGATTGTTGCGACGTGGAGGCTTTAACCTCACAAAGTGGATCTGCAACTCTAGGGCAGTGCTTGAGAAGATTACTCAGTCAGATCGAGCCAAGGAAGTGAAAGATTTGGATCTTAGTCATGATGTTCTCCCCGTCGAAAGGGCCTTAGGAGTGCATTGGAACGTGGAACGCGAcgagtttgttttcaaaatccAGGTTAAAGACAAGCCACTAACGCGTCGTGTTCTTCTGAGTATTGTATCGTCAATATACGATCCGCTAGGCTTCGCAGCGCCTTTCGTGTTGTCAGCAAAGATTGTCCTTCAAGATCTATGTCGCAGAAAGATGAACTGGGACGACGCTATTCCAAGTGATTGCTTACCTTCAGTGCCGCGTTGGCTTGAAGAATTGCCAGCCTTGGGGCAGTTTTCCGTCGGTCGCTGTTACAAGCCGGAGAAGTTTGGAAAAATCGCCAGCATTCAAATACATCACTTTTCAGATGCCTCAGAGCTTGCTTATGGGACTGTCTCGTATCGGAGACTCACCAGTGAAGACGGGCGCGTTTGTTGTTCCTTTCTGTTGTCTAAGTCGCGTTTGGCGCCTCTGAAAGCTCTTTCAATACCACGTTTGGAATTGAACGCCGCGACTCTGGCTGTCAAGTTGGACCGCATGTTCCGTAAGGAACTGGAACTACCGATAACAAGTTCTGTGTTCTGGACAGATAGCACGTCCGTCCTTCGTTACATTCGCAATGATGACAAGCGCTTTCACACATTCGTCTCGAACAGACTAACAGTGATTCATGATGGATCATCGGTCGGTCAATGGAGGCACGTGGACAGCAAGCGTAACCCCTCAGATGTAACCACTCAAGGATTATCTGCAAAGGCCCTGCTTAGTGATAAAAAGTGGAAGCGAGGTCCAGAGTTTCTCTGGCTTGGAGAAAGTTCGTGGCCCAAATTTCCTGCGTCCCTGGAAACAAGTTCTCAGGATGACCTTGAGATTAAGGAGCACAAACGTGTCTACTCCGTGCAGCTAAAGAACTTTGCCCAGCCTGATGACAAAGTGTTTGCCTATTATTCCTCCTGGCATAAGCTTCGAAGGTCTGTGGCTTATTTGTTGCGTTATAAGACTTGGCTGTTAAACAAAGTTCGCAGCAAGTTTGGTCAGCCTATTGCTCAGGTACCGTCTGGAAAGGTCACTCTCACTGAGATGAAGAATGCAGAAAGAGAAATTCTGATGTCTCTACAGAGGAAATTCTTCCCCAAAGAGTTGAAACAGCTGTCAAAATGTGGTCAAGCTGATCGCGCCGAGTCGGTGAATAAATCCAGCTCAATCAGTCGTCTCGATCCCATAATGAAAGATGGTTTGCTGCTTGTTGGAGGTCGGCTGAGACATACCAGAATTCAAACGGAAGCAAGGAACCCAATTATCCTGCCAAAGAAAAGCCACGTTGTTGATTTGATTGTCAGAAATTGTCATGAGATCTTTGGCCACGTCGGGCGAGAACATGTTTTGAGCTTGTTGCGTGAAAAGTTCTGGCTG TTGCAAGAAGCGAAATCAGTTACCAATGGCGCAGAAAATGGCGGACCTAACCCCGAGAGAGTTGCTTCTCAAGAGCCACCATTTACGTACGTTGGCGTGGACTGTTTTGGACCGTTTCACGTTAAGCGCGGTCGCTGTTTGGAAAAACGTTACGGAGTGCTTTTCACCTGCTTAACAATTAGAGCTGTTCATGTTGAGATCGCCCACAGTTTAGACACCAGTTCCTTCATAAACGCTCTTCGTAGATTTATAGCTAGAAGAGGTGTACCTCAGGAAATCAGATCTGACAATGGAACTAATTTTACGAGTGCAGACAAAGAACTCAGAACAGCGATTGGAAAACGGAATCGGAAGATGATTAAAGAGTTCCTGCAGCAGAAGGAGATCCTCTGGGTCTTTAATCCTCCAACGGCTTCGCATATGGGTGGTGTATGGGAAAGAATGATTAGATCGGTTCGCAAAATTCTCAACGCTGTGTTAAAGGAGCAGAATCTCACTGAAGAAAGCCTGGTCACATTGATGTGCGAGGTGGAGGCGATACTTAACAGTAGGCATCTCACGAAAATTTCTTATGATCCAAGCGACTTACAAGCCTTGACGCCAAACCATCTGCTTCTTTTGCGCGCTGGTCCCAGTTTTCCCCTGGAACGTTTTCGAGAGAAGATCAATACACCAATAAGCGATGCAAACAAGTGCAATACCTTTCAGATGTTTTTTGGAAAAG GTTGCTTGATGCAATGTTCATCGGCAACAAATTATCAGCTACAAGCTCTTTCCGGCAAGAGTGGAATAAAGGGTGATGTCAAATTCTCCCAAGGACACAACGAAGGTCCTACACACATCATTGTCGACTTGGAAGGAGTCAACGAGACTCTGACATAG